A window of Haloarchaeobius litoreus contains these coding sequences:
- a CDS encoding NCS2 family permease, translated as MGSSDSAAGGSDSGGGSSWFADYFGFGAHGTDLRTELLAGLTTFLTMSYIIVVNPAILSIVITPEALGVEPGMEFQLLAVTTIISSVAAMLVMAFYANRPFGLAPGMGLNAFFVAVVLTIPSVTWQVALAAVFVEGLLFIGLTLVGLREYVINLFPEPVKYGVGPGIGLFLALIGLQQMRIIAGDIGIVEVPTDAGNFVTLNPVLAQDAIAVVSIVGVFLTLVLYARGVKGSIVAGILGTSVISYVVAALGVTADIGSLPVEGEGIKLAAATSSLAPGVGDLSYSAADYDITPLLGAFLDGFADVGALTFAMVMFTFFFVDFFDTAGTLVGLSNAADMTDENGEVPEIEKPLLADAVGTTVGGIVGTSTVTTYIESSTGIEEGGRTGMTALVVAALFLLALVAIPLLSVIPSFAPYVAFVIVAVFMLRNVTDIDWQDNASAVTGGLTILLMPLTTSIATGIAGGLLAYPLVSAAQGDFEDVRLGHWALAGFVVVYYVVRTVYI; from the coding sequence ATGGGTTCCAGTGACAGTGCGGCGGGTGGCTCGGACTCGGGTGGTGGGTCCAGCTGGTTCGCCGACTACTTCGGATTCGGAGCGCACGGTACAGACCTCAGAACCGAGCTACTGGCGGGGTTGACGACGTTCCTGACGATGAGCTACATCATCGTCGTCAACCCGGCCATCCTGAGCATCGTCATCACTCCCGAGGCGCTCGGGGTCGAGCCAGGGATGGAGTTCCAGCTCCTCGCTGTGACCACCATCATCTCCTCCGTGGCGGCGATGCTGGTGATGGCGTTCTACGCGAACCGACCGTTCGGGCTCGCCCCCGGGATGGGCCTGAACGCCTTCTTCGTCGCCGTCGTCCTGACGATTCCGTCGGTGACGTGGCAGGTCGCCCTCGCGGCGGTCTTCGTCGAAGGGTTGCTGTTCATCGGGCTGACGCTGGTCGGTCTGCGCGAGTACGTCATCAACCTCTTCCCCGAGCCCGTGAAGTACGGCGTCGGGCCCGGAATCGGGCTGTTCCTCGCGCTCATCGGGCTCCAGCAGATGCGAATCATCGCCGGCGACATCGGTATCGTCGAGGTGCCGACCGACGCCGGGAACTTCGTGACGCTGAACCCGGTCCTCGCACAGGACGCCATCGCGGTCGTCTCCATCGTCGGCGTGTTCCTGACGCTCGTGCTCTACGCCCGCGGCGTCAAGGGCTCCATCGTCGCCGGCATCCTCGGGACGAGCGTCATCAGCTACGTCGTCGCGGCGCTGGGCGTGACAGCCGACATCGGGTCGCTCCCGGTCGAGGGCGAGGGCATCAAGCTCGCCGCCGCGACGTCGAGTCTCGCACCCGGCGTCGGCGACCTCAGCTACTCCGCCGCCGACTACGACATCACGCCGCTGCTCGGCGCGTTCCTCGACGGGTTCGCGGACGTCGGGGCGCTGACGTTCGCGATGGTGATGTTCACGTTCTTCTTCGTCGACTTCTTCGACACCGCCGGCACGCTCGTCGGCCTGTCCAACGCCGCGGACATGACCGACGAGAACGGTGAGGTCCCCGAGATCGAGAAGCCCCTGCTCGCCGACGCAGTCGGAACGACCGTCGGCGGCATCGTGGGCACCTCCACGGTGACGACGTACATCGAGTCCTCGACCGGCATCGAGGAGGGCGGCCGCACCGGCATGACCGCACTGGTCGTCGCCGCGCTGTTCCTGCTCGCCCTGGTCGCCATCCCGTTACTCTCGGTCATCCCGTCGTTCGCACCGTACGTCGCGTTCGTCATCGTCGCGGTGTTCATGCTGCGGAACGTCACCGACATCGACTGGCAGGACAACGCGAGCGCGGTCACCGGCGGGCTGACCATCTTGCTGATGCCGCTGACGACGTCCATCGCGACCGGCATCGCTGGCGGCCTGCTCGCGTACCCCCTCGTCTCGGCGGCCCAGGGCGACTTCGAGGACGTACGTCTCGGCCACTGGGCGCTGGCTGGCTTCGTCGTCGTCTACTACGTCGTCCGGACCGTCTACATCTGA
- a CDS encoding DUF4129 domain-containing protein translates to MRPRALLATAVGLLGIVALAAALSTSETPVTASVGTGGGRGVARAFVAAVSLFALVAVPLLLPALRRENPTETVDPWLAGVAVLSLGALVAVVAFLLTTAVGGGTSRPAGGGLAPLGAGNRSASMPATGPGGTGLAGLAVVGAVGLAGLGLLWFRLRNPEPSLDEGAPDDAAARERVAATAGTAADRLATGDRPVDNVVYRAWREMTAALDVGEPAATTPGEFAAAAVDAGLGPDAVAELTDVFETVRYGEADPASYADRARRALERIEQTTDVDDAAPTTDVGDADPTSEGDVEGDR, encoded by the coding sequence ATGCGACCTCGCGCCCTCCTCGCGACGGCCGTCGGCCTCCTCGGCATCGTCGCGCTCGCAGCAGCCCTCTCGACGTCAGAGACGCCCGTCACGGCCAGCGTCGGAACCGGTGGCGGGCGGGGCGTCGCCCGTGCGTTCGTGGCGGCCGTCAGCCTGTTCGCGCTCGTCGCCGTCCCGCTGCTCCTGCCCGCGCTCCGACGGGAGAACCCGACCGAGACCGTCGACCCCTGGCTGGCCGGGGTCGCTGTCCTCTCGCTCGGTGCTCTCGTCGCGGTCGTCGCGTTCCTGCTGACGACCGCCGTCGGTGGCGGCACATCGAGGCCAGCCGGTGGCGGGCTGGCTCCCCTCGGGGCCGGGAACCGGTCCGCGTCGATGCCGGCGACGGGCCCCGGCGGCACGGGACTCGCCGGGCTGGCCGTCGTCGGGGCCGTCGGGCTCGCTGGCCTCGGGCTCCTCTGGTTCCGACTCCGGAACCCGGAGCCGTCGCTCGACGAGGGAGCCCCCGACGACGCGGCGGCCCGGGAACGCGTCGCCGCGACGGCCGGCACTGCCGCTGACCGCCTCGCCACAGGCGACCGCCCCGTCGACAACGTCGTCTATCGGGCGTGGCGCGAGATGACGGCCGCACTCGACGTCGGGGAGCCAGCGGCGACGACGCCCGGCGAGTTCGCCGCGGCGGCGGTCGACGCGGGCCTCGGCCCCGACGCGGTCGCCGAACTGACCGACGTGTTCGAGACGGTGCGCTACGGCGAGGCCGACCCCGCGAGCTACGCGGACCGGGCACGGCGGGCGCTGGAGCGCATCGAGCAGACGACCGACGTGGACGACGCCGCCCCGACGACCGATGTGGGCGACGCCGACCCGACGAGCGAGGGCGACGTGGAGGGGGACCGATGA
- a CDS encoding DUF58 domain-containing protein yields the protein MNRPLTVGGAVAVAVGLGGLLDVGTAGAVVAAVAALGLTAWLASSVVLAEDDDRGLPAVEFAAGTDPPGATLTTALGQFVGSGRVGRATRDLRGALSAAAVSVLVRDGDRTVAEAEAALADGSWTADERAAAFLADSESGENSDEDRSWADRLPFRGGPSVRDDVRRTVDALATVAGVGHSGDDPGWFAVETSRPVETVPSLPADHDGGPVVRERRSTGRWRGLRALGVGTLAVGTLLQSPSVVLFAALPFGYLGAARLGSAGLNGEYVPELAVERSLPDDGVAPGDRAPVELVVRNEGDERVADCRLVDGVPAGIRVVDGSPRAAVALAPGESTTLRYAVAARRGSHTFDPTLAVVRDAAGTTAVECLLPADSTLRVRPRFEAASTVPLRRQGPRAAGEIRTGDGGEGTTFHATREYRRGDPLSRVDWRRWARTGEFATVEFERERAATVVFVVDARGAGYVAPDRESEHALDRALGAVASLYPALTAAGNRVGLSAVSTADCWVPPGAGKAHRARFRETLATHPALSSAPEGTNLAARTAVERLHRRLPTGAQVLLLSPLCDDYAAQVARRFEVGGHPATVVSPDPTTTDSPSGTLARLARQNRVHDLREAGVTVVDWAWDEPLSTALERGERL from the coding sequence ATGAACCGCCCGCTCACGGTCGGCGGTGCGGTCGCCGTCGCCGTCGGCCTGGGTGGGCTGCTCGACGTCGGGACCGCTGGCGCGGTCGTCGCTGCCGTCGCGGCGCTCGGCCTCACCGCGTGGCTCGCCAGCAGCGTGGTCCTCGCCGAGGACGACGACCGCGGACTCCCCGCCGTCGAGTTCGCAGCTGGCACCGACCCGCCGGGGGCGACCCTCACGACCGCACTTGGTCAGTTCGTCGGCAGCGGGCGTGTCGGACGCGCCACCCGCGACCTACGGGGGGCACTCTCGGCGGCCGCCGTCTCGGTGCTCGTGCGCGACGGCGACCGAACTGTGGCCGAGGCCGAGGCGGCGCTCGCGGACGGCAGCTGGACCGCCGACGAGCGTGCAGCTGCGTTCCTCGCCGACAGCGAGTCGGGGGAGAACAGCGACGAAGACCGCTCCTGGGCCGACCGCCTCCCGTTCCGTGGCGGGCCGTCGGTCCGGGACGACGTGCGGCGGACGGTCGACGCGCTGGCCACCGTCGCTGGCGTCGGCCACTCCGGCGACGACCCTGGCTGGTTCGCGGTCGAGACGTCGCGGCCGGTCGAGACGGTGCCGTCGCTGCCCGCCGACCACGACGGTGGCCCGGTCGTCCGCGAGCGCCGTTCCACGGGACGCTGGCGCGGGCTCCGCGCGCTCGGCGTTGGCACGCTCGCCGTCGGAACGCTGCTGCAGTCCCCGTCCGTCGTCCTGTTCGCCGCCCTCCCGTTCGGCTACCTCGGTGCGGCACGGCTCGGGTCCGCGGGGCTCAACGGGGAGTACGTCCCCGAGCTCGCCGTCGAACGCTCGCTGCCCGACGATGGCGTCGCCCCCGGCGACCGCGCCCCGGTCGAACTCGTGGTGCGGAACGAGGGCGACGAGCGCGTCGCTGACTGCCGTCTGGTCGACGGGGTCCCCGCCGGCATCCGTGTCGTCGACGGCTCCCCACGTGCTGCGGTCGCGCTGGCACCGGGCGAGTCGACGACCCTTCGGTACGCTGTCGCCGCCCGCCGCGGCAGCCACACGTTCGACCCGACGCTGGCGGTCGTCCGGGATGCCGCGGGGACGACCGCGGTCGAGTGCCTGCTCCCCGCGGATTCGACGCTCCGGGTGCGGCCCCGGTTCGAGGCCGCGTCGACGGTGCCGCTCCGTCGGCAGGGGCCCCGCGCAGCCGGCGAGATACGGACCGGCGATGGCGGCGAGGGGACGACGTTCCACGCGACCCGCGAGTACCGCCGAGGCGACCCACTCTCGCGGGTGGACTGGCGGCGCTGGGCCCGGACGGGGGAGTTCGCGACCGTGGAGTTCGAGCGCGAGCGCGCCGCGACCGTCGTCTTCGTCGTCGACGCCCGGGGCGCGGGCTACGTCGCCCCCGACCGGGAGTCCGAGCACGCCCTCGACCGGGCACTCGGCGCGGTCGCGTCGCTGTACCCGGCGCTGACCGCTGCCGGGAACCGGGTCGGCCTCTCCGCCGTCAGCACGGCCGATTGCTGGGTGCCACCCGGGGCGGGGAAGGCCCATCGCGCCCGGTTCCGCGAGACGCTCGCGACGCACCCCGCACTGTCGTCGGCCCCGGAGGGGACGAACCTCGCCGCACGGACCGCCGTCGAACGGCTTCACCGGCGGCTCCCGACGGGCGCGCAGGTGCTCCTGCTCTCGCCGCTCTGTGACGACTACGCCGCGCAGGTCGCCCGACGGTTCGAGGTCGGCGGCCACCCCGCGACGGTCGTCAGCCCGGACCCGACGACGACCGACTCGCCCAGCGGGACGCTCGCACGGCTCGCCCGGCAGAACCGGGTCCACGACCTGCGGGAGGCGGGCGTGACGGTCGTGGACTGGGCCTGGGACGAGCCGCTGTCGACCGCACTCGAACGGGGTGAGCGACTGTGA
- a CDS encoding phosphoribosyltransferase family protein: MNRAEKAALQLRAVDVLQMLKETRTYDELAEVTGLPAGDLNRYVNGHVLPSAERAREVVSGVGHDALGDELEARIEVDDEGYVDNSAAVFDQAFLDLVAPVATDAYEFERPDAVLTAATDGITLAAAMASYFGARCVYAKKSKETAVEEFVEARQRLQSGIELTYYLPASSLSPGDTVLVVDDLIRSGETQELLLDIADHAGAEVGGVFALIAVGDDGIERAAALTDAPVGALVDVEP, from the coding sequence ATGAACCGCGCAGAGAAGGCGGCGCTCCAGCTTCGCGCCGTCGACGTGCTCCAGATGCTGAAGGAGACGCGCACCTACGACGAGCTCGCGGAGGTCACCGGTCTCCCGGCGGGCGATCTGAACCGCTACGTGAACGGTCACGTCCTCCCGAGCGCCGAGCGCGCCCGCGAGGTCGTCTCCGGCGTCGGCCACGACGCCCTCGGCGACGAGCTCGAGGCCAGAATCGAGGTCGACGACGAGGGGTACGTCGACAACTCCGCCGCCGTCTTCGACCAGGCGTTCCTCGACCTCGTCGCGCCCGTCGCCACCGACGCCTACGAGTTCGAGCGCCCCGACGCCGTCCTCACGGCCGCCACGGACGGCATCACGCTCGCGGCGGCGATGGCGAGCTACTTCGGCGCGCGCTGTGTCTACGCGAAAAAGAGCAAGGAGACCGCCGTCGAGGAGTTCGTCGAGGCCCGCCAGCGCCTCCAGTCCGGCATCGAGCTCACCTACTACCTGCCCGCCTCCTCCCTCTCCCCCGGCGACACGGTCCTGGTCGTCGACGACCTCATCCGCTCCGGCGAGACCCAGGAGCTGCTGCTCGACATCGCGGACCACGCCGGTGCGGAGGTCGGCGGCGTCTTCGCCCTCATCGCGGTCGGCGACGACGGCATCGAGCGCGCGGCCGCGCTCACCGACGCGCCCGTCGGCGCGCTCGTCGACGTCGAACCCTGA
- a CDS encoding DUF7519 family protein, producing MSRAGHTAAWASLVAAGVAVVVAALAGVATLGLATVGVALLAAGVWRRVGAAVTFGALGLLFAVLLAGTVLAPLPTLLGGLGAMVAWDAGQHASELDRQLAPESPTRAVELRHLGHSLVVGAVGVGVAYGGYLFAVGGFEAGSAALLFVGCVALLVAFGREF from the coding sequence GTGAGCCGCGCCGGACACACGGCGGCGTGGGCGAGCCTCGTCGCCGCCGGGGTCGCGGTCGTCGTCGCCGCCCTCGCTGGTGTCGCCACTCTCGGGCTCGCCACCGTCGGTGTTGCGCTCCTCGCCGCGGGGGTGTGGCGTCGTGTCGGGGCCGCCGTCACGTTCGGCGCACTGGGACTCCTCTTCGCGGTCCTGCTCGCCGGGACAGTGCTCGCGCCACTGCCGACGCTGCTCGGCGGGCTGGGTGCGATGGTCGCGTGGGACGCCGGCCAGCACGCGAGCGAGCTCGACCGTCAGCTCGCCCCCGAGAGTCCGACCAGAGCCGTCGAACTCCGCCACCTCGGCCACTCGCTCGTCGTCGGGGCGGTCGGCGTCGGCGTCGCCTACGGCGGGTACCTGTTCGCAGTCGGCGGCTTCGAGGCTGGCTCGGCGGCGCTCCTGTTCGTCGGGTGTGTCGCACTGCTGGTCGCGTTCGGGCGGGAGTTCTGA
- a CDS encoding glutathione S-transferase N-terminal domain-containing protein has protein sequence MSTLELYDLPGCPFCAKVKTKLDELGLEYETHEVPRSHGQRTEVKAVSGQTGVPVLVDPDNGVEGMPESDDIVAYLEKHYA, from the coding sequence ATGTCCACGCTCGAACTGTACGACCTGCCCGGCTGTCCGTTCTGCGCGAAGGTGAAGACCAAGCTCGACGAGCTCGGCCTCGAGTACGAGACCCACGAGGTCCCACGCTCGCACGGTCAGCGAACCGAGGTGAAGGCGGTCAGCGGCCAGACGGGCGTCCCTGTCCTCGTCGACCCCGACAACGGCGTCGAGGGGATGCCAGAGTCCGACGACATCGTCGCGTACCTCGAGAAGCACTACGCGTAG
- a CDS encoding DEAD/DEAH box helicase — MHVADLPLAERFVAHFEAQGVEELYPPQVAAVEAGVCEGERVLAAVPTASGKTFVAQLAMLTSDGPAVYVVPLRALATEKYDEFTELPDVSVGIATGDFDATDEDLAEHDIVVATSEKVDSAIRNGAEWISAVDCAVVDEIHLLDQDGRGPTLEVTVAKLRRLTPDIQLVGLSATVGNAAEIADWLDAELVASDWRPVELKTGVYAEETAVFDDGEERDIPTGGDQPAIALARDAVDDGGQCLVFVSSRRSAQALAEDLGDEFLDDAAEVAEELRLLATTGTGTDLARSAANAVAFHHAGLSADQRRVVEDAFRDRELKVIVATPTLAAGVNVPARRVVVRDHERFDGEGMASLPVLEVHQMFGRAGRPHLDPYGEALLVASDAGEADELRGRYVGAEPERVTSKLDSERALRTHVLSTVASGFADSRAEVLDLLDETFYGHQRAADELGSVVGDVLDYLAAAGMLDRRDGLAATRLGTLVSRVYVDPVTGRSVVDAIERAGDLPRVTSLTVLELVCDTSDMPTLYVRNDEAGRVTDAATRREGELTKSVMSFDGDFQRWLDVFKTALMLADWADGVALDELAEQYGVGPGDVGRIAERAAWLLAATESIAGYIADEGGEVERVARVIRETREALVEREA; from the coding sequence ATGCACGTCGCGGACCTGCCGCTGGCCGAGCGCTTCGTCGCGCACTTCGAGGCCCAGGGCGTCGAGGAGCTCTACCCGCCGCAGGTGGCGGCCGTCGAGGCGGGGGTCTGCGAGGGCGAGCGCGTCCTCGCCGCTGTCCCCACCGCGTCGGGCAAGACGTTCGTCGCCCAGCTGGCGATGCTCACCAGCGACGGCCCGGCGGTGTACGTCGTCCCGCTGCGGGCGCTCGCGACGGAGAAGTACGACGAGTTCACCGAACTGCCGGACGTGAGCGTCGGCATCGCGACGGGCGACTTCGACGCGACCGACGAGGACCTCGCGGAGCACGACATCGTCGTCGCCACCAGCGAGAAGGTCGACTCGGCGATTCGGAACGGGGCCGAGTGGATCTCGGCGGTCGACTGCGCGGTCGTCGACGAGATACACCTGCTCGACCAGGACGGCCGCGGGCCGACGCTGGAGGTGACCGTCGCCAAGCTCCGCCGGCTCACCCCCGACATCCAGCTCGTCGGCCTCTCCGCGACGGTCGGCAACGCCGCCGAGATCGCGGACTGGCTCGACGCCGAACTCGTCGCGAGCGACTGGCGACCGGTCGAGCTGAAGACCGGCGTCTACGCCGAGGAGACGGCCGTCTTCGACGACGGCGAGGAGCGCGACATCCCGACCGGCGGCGACCAGCCCGCCATCGCGCTCGCCCGCGACGCCGTGGACGACGGCGGGCAGTGCCTCGTGTTCGTCTCCTCGCGCCGGTCCGCACAGGCGCTCGCCGAGGACCTCGGCGACGAGTTCCTCGACGACGCCGCCGAGGTCGCGGAGGAACTCCGGCTTCTGGCGACGACCGGCACCGGCACCGACCTCGCACGCTCGGCGGCGAACGCCGTCGCGTTCCACCACGCCGGACTCTCGGCGGACCAGCGCCGGGTCGTCGAGGACGCCTTCCGGGACCGCGAGCTGAAGGTCATCGTCGCCACACCGACGCTCGCCGCCGGGGTGAACGTCCCGGCCCGCCGGGTCGTCGTCCGCGACCACGAGCGCTTCGACGGCGAGGGGATGGCTTCGCTCCCCGTCCTCGAGGTCCACCAGATGTTCGGCCGGGCCGGCCGACCCCACCTCGACCCCTACGGCGAGGCGCTGCTCGTCGCCAGCGACGCAGGCGAGGCCGACGAGCTGCGCGGCCGGTACGTCGGTGCCGAGCCCGAGCGCGTCACCTCGAAGCTCGACAGCGAACGCGCGCTGCGCACGCACGTGCTCTCGACGGTCGCGTCGGGGTTCGCAGATTCGAGAGCCGAGGTGCTCGACCTGCTCGACGAGACGTTCTACGGTCATCAGCGCGCCGCCGACGAGCTCGGCTCCGTCGTCGGCGACGTGCTCGACTACCTCGCCGCGGCGGGGATGCTCGACCGCCGCGACGGGCTCGCCGCGACCCGGCTCGGCACGCTCGTCTCCCGCGTCTACGTCGACCCCGTCACCGGCCGGTCCGTCGTCGACGCCATCGAAAGAGCCGGCGACCTCCCACGTGTGACCTCGCTGACGGTGCTCGAACTCGTCTGCGATACGAGCGACATGCCGACGCTGTACGTCCGCAACGACGAGGCCGGCAGGGTGACGGACGCGGCGACCCGGCGCGAGGGCGAGCTCACGAAGTCGGTGATGAGCTTCGACGGCGACTTCCAGCGCTGGCTGGACGTGTTCAAGACCGCGCTGATGCTCGCAGACTGGGCCGACGGCGTCGCGCTGGACGAGCTCGCCGAGCAGTACGGCGTCGGGCCGGGCGACGTGGGCCGCATCGCCGAACGGGCGGCGTGGCTGCTCGCTGCCACGGAGTCCATCGCGGGCTACATCGCCGACGAGGGCGGCGAGGTCGAGCGCGTCGCCCGGGTCATCCGCGAGACACGCGAGGCGCTGGTCGAGCGGGAGGCCTGA
- a CDS encoding DUF5808 domain-containing protein, whose amino-acid sequence MPKKPSSGEILGVPYNFERPSLSRMVSSYWEPGEGMLVKKPFGIGYTLNLANWRSWVVIAVAGGLLWQERGSSSEAGEEEDEAVEVIVED is encoded by the coding sequence ATGCCCAAGAAACCGAGTTCTGGCGAGATTCTGGGGGTTCCGTACAACTTCGAACGGCCGAGCCTGAGCCGCATGGTCTCCTCGTACTGGGAGCCCGGCGAGGGGATGCTCGTGAAGAAGCCGTTCGGCATCGGCTACACGCTGAACCTGGCGAACTGGCGCTCGTGGGTCGTCATCGCGGTCGCCGGCGGGCTGCTCTGGCAGGAGCGCGGCTCCAGCTCGGAGGCCGGGGAAGAGGAGGACGAGGCCGTCGAGGTCATCGTCGAGGACTGA
- the pyrE gene encoding orotate phosphoribosyltransferase: protein MTDDDLIAALVAADAVRFGEFELSHGGTSEYYVDKYLFETDVDCLRRIGDAFAERVEDTKLAGVALGGVPLVVATALAADLPYVIARKQQKEYGTANLVEGRLEAGEEVVVVEDIATTGQSAVDAVEALRDAGAVVNRALIVVDREEGGRENLADAGVEMEALVTATDLLSHADDA from the coding sequence ATGACCGACGACGACCTCATCGCGGCGCTGGTGGCGGCCGACGCGGTGCGCTTCGGCGAGTTCGAGCTGAGCCACGGCGGCACGAGCGAGTACTACGTGGACAAGTACCTGTTCGAGACGGACGTGGACTGCCTGCGTCGCATCGGCGACGCGTTCGCGGAGCGCGTCGAGGACACGAAGCTGGCGGGCGTGGCACTCGGCGGGGTTCCGCTCGTGGTCGCGACTGCGCTGGCGGCGGACCTGCCGTACGTCATCGCTCGCAAGCAGCAGAAGGAGTACGGCACCGCGAACCTGGTCGAGGGCCGCCTGGAGGCCGGCGAGGAGGTCGTCGTGGTCGAGGACATCGCCACGACGGGGCAGTCCGCCGTCGACGCCGTGGAGGCACTCCGCGATGCCGGCGCGGTCGTGAACCGGGCGCTCATCGTCGTCGACCGCGAGGAGGGCGGCCGCGAGAACCTCGCCGACGCCGGCGTCGAGATGGAGGCACTCGTGACGGCGACCGACCTGCTCAGTCATGCCGACGACGCGTAG
- the thrS gene encoding threonine--tRNA ligase, with protein sequence MSQSESESQIAVVLPDGSELSVPEGASVEDVAYEIGPGLGRDTVAGKIDGDLVAKEAVVHDGAAIEIVTDGSDEYLDVMRHTAAHVLAQAVKRLYPDAKLAIGPPTDEGFYYDFDDIDVDADDLADIEAEMADIVEADLELEREEVSYEDATERLADEPYKLELLDELHEEGAEITFYSQGDFEDLCAGPHVESTGEIGAFDLLEIAGAYWRGDEDNEMQTRIYGTAFESESDLEQFLDRKEEAERRDHRKIGNQMDLFSIQDVTGPGLPLYHPNGKTVLRELERFIEDLNLDSGYEYVETPHLFKTDLWKRSGHYDNYEDDMFLFEVDDDEFGLKPMNCPGHAAIFQDQSWSYRELPVRYAEDGKVYRKEQSGELSGLSRVWAFTIDDGHLFVRPDQIEAEVEQILDAIDTVLDTFELDYEVALATRPEKSVGSDEIWEKAESILERVIEEHEDDYVVEEGDGAFYGPKIDFAFEDALGRKWDGPTVQLDFNMPERFDLSYVGEDNEHHRPVMIHRGVYGSYERFFMVLIEHFEGKFPFWLAPEQVRILPISDDNLDYAHEVAEEFGEFRVEVNDRDATIERKIRGAHNDRVPYMIIVGGNEEEAGNISVRDRNENQEYDVGIDEFRDHLRSERDEKHVAPDFLLD encoded by the coding sequence ATGTCCCAGTCAGAATCCGAGTCACAGATAGCGGTCGTACTACCGGACGGATCGGAACTCTCCGTCCCCGAGGGAGCCAGCGTCGAGGACGTCGCCTACGAGATAGGCCCCGGCCTCGGCCGCGACACCGTCGCGGGCAAGATAGACGGCGACCTCGTCGCCAAGGAGGCCGTCGTCCACGACGGCGCGGCCATCGAGATCGTCACCGACGGCTCCGACGAGTACCTCGACGTGATGCGACACACGGCCGCCCACGTCCTCGCACAGGCGGTGAAACGACTGTACCCCGACGCGAAACTCGCCATCGGCCCACCGACGGACGAGGGCTTCTACTACGACTTCGACGACATCGACGTCGACGCCGACGACCTCGCCGACATCGAGGCCGAGATGGCCGACATCGTCGAGGCCGACCTCGAACTCGAACGTGAGGAAGTGTCCTACGAGGACGCGACGGAGCGCCTCGCCGACGAGCCGTACAAGCTCGAGCTGCTCGACGAACTCCACGAGGAGGGGGCGGAGATCACGTTCTACTCGCAGGGCGACTTCGAGGACCTCTGTGCCGGCCCGCACGTCGAGTCGACGGGCGAGATCGGCGCGTTCGACCTGCTCGAGATCGCCGGCGCGTACTGGCGCGGTGACGAGGACAACGAGATGCAGACGCGCATCTACGGGACGGCGTTCGAGAGCGAGAGCGACCTCGAACAGTTCCTCGACCGGAAGGAGGAGGCCGAGCGACGCGACCACCGCAAGATCGGCAACCAGATGGACCTGTTCTCCATCCAGGACGTGACGGGACCGGGGCTGCCGCTGTACCACCCGAACGGGAAGACGGTGCTGCGCGAGCTCGAACGGTTCATCGAGGACCTCAACCTGGACTCCGGCTACGAGTACGTCGAGACGCCGCACCTGTTCAAGACGGACCTCTGGAAGCGCTCGGGCCACTACGACAACTACGAGGACGACATGTTCCTCTTCGAGGTCGACGACGACGAGTTCGGCCTGAAGCCGATGAACTGCCCGGGCCACGCCGCCATCTTCCAGGACCAGTCCTGGAGCTACCGCGAGCTCCCGGTGCGCTACGCCGAGGACGGGAAGGTGTACCGCAAGGAGCAGTCAGGCGAGCTCTCCGGGCTCTCCCGCGTCTGGGCGTTCACCATCGACGACGGCCACCTGTTCGTCCGCCCCGACCAGATCGAGGCCGAGGTGGAGCAGATCCTCGACGCCATCGACACGGTGCTCGACACGTTCGAGCTCGACTACGAGGTCGCCCTCGCGACGCGCCCCGAGAAGTCCGTCGGCAGCGACGAGATCTGGGAGAAGGCCGAGTCCATCCTCGAACGGGTCATCGAGGAGCACGAGGACGACTACGTCGTCGAGGAGGGTGACGGCGCGTTCTACGGCCCGAAGATCGACTTCGCGTTCGAGGACGCCCTCGGCCGCAAGTGGGACGGCCCGACGGTCCAGCTCGACTTCAACATGCCCGAGCGCTTCGACCTCTCCTACGTCGGCGAGGACAACGAGCACCACCGCCCGGTGATGATCCACCGCGGCGTCTACGGCTCCTACGAGCGCTTCTTCATGGTGCTCATCGAGCACTTCGAGGGCAAGTTCCCGTTCTGGCTCGCGCCCGAGCAGGTCCGCATCCTCCCCATCTCGGACGACAACCTCGACTACGCCCACGAGGTCGCCGAGGAGTTCGGCGAGTTCCGCGTCGAGGTCAACGACCGCGACGCCACCATCGAGCGCAAGATCCGGGGCGCGCACAACGACCGCGTGCCGTACATGATCATCGTCGGCGGCAACGAGGAGGAGGCCGGCAACATCTCGGTGCGCGACCGCAACGAGAACCAGGAGTACGACGTCGGTATCGACGAGTTCCGCGACCACCTCCGCAGCGAGCGCGACGAGAAGCACGTCGCGCCGGACTTCCTGCTGGACTGA